The Streptomyces sp. NBC_01317 genomic interval CGGGAGATCTGGTACGGGACCGATCCGGCGCATGAAGCCTTCGGCGCGCGCAGGTTCCGGGTGGCGGACGGGCCGCGGCCGATCGCGGACATGGGTGGCGTGGACGCGCATACGCGGTATTTCGACGACGAGCAGTCCGCACGGAACATTGCCAAAATCGTCGCCGGTCGAGGCCATCAGATCACCACTCAGGAGCCCCGATGAAAGCAGCACGCACTCTGACGACCTTGCTCCTGCTCATTTCCGCAATGGGATGCGACTCCCCTGCGGAGATGGGCACGTCCGAAAGGAACCCGGCCGACGTGAACATGAAGCAGGCTGCTGAGAAGGCTGACGCAATCATGCAACAGACTCTTTCCGGCGTCACACCGGAACTACGGTGGAACCACGGTCCGTCGAATGACCACATCTGTACGGACTTCAAGAACGATTCGCTGGGCAGCGGCTCGGTTCGGCGACGGATCGCGGTCATGACCGTCGTATCCACAGAGCGACGAGGAAGCCTGCTCGGGGTGGTGGAACGTAACTGGAAAGCGCGCGGTTACAAGATCACCAGCGTGGATGCCGACGTGGATCTCCCCGCTATCTACGCGGCCACCGACGAAGGATTCAAAATGAGCGTCGCCGTCGGCGGCCAAGGGCAGTTCTTCCTCTCCATCACCACCCCCTGCTTCACGCAATCCCCCGTCCCCGCCCCGGCCCCCGAGCCCAACACCCCCCACCGCACCGGTGGCTACCCCCAGCCCCCCGACGTCCACGACCACTTCTGGTCATCGCGGGATCCTCTTCCGGCCTCCTCGCCGTCCACCCCCTGATCCGACCCCTCCCCGCCTACACTGGTCCGGACAGCGGCCCTGACGCGAAGGGTGTTTTGACGGTGCGTAAGGCATGGCTCGTCGCGTCCGCCGTCGGTGGGTCCGGGATGGCCTTCGTCGCGTTGCTCGTCGTCGGGACCTACTCCGCCGCCGCCGGGCTCGCCGGGGGGAGTGGCGGGACCGTCGGGCTCGCCAAAGGGGCCGTGCCGGCCGCGTACAAGTCGCTCGTGGAGCAGTGGGGCAACCTCTGCCCCGCCATCAACCCCGCTCTCCTCGCCGCGCAGCTGTACCAGGAGAGCGGTTGGAATCCCTCCGCCCAGAGTCCGGCCGACGCCCGGGGGATCGGGCAGTTCATCCCGGGCACCTGGGCCGCCCACGGGATCGACGGGGACAAGGACGGGGATCGGGACATCTGGGACCCGAAGGACGCGATTCCGTCCGCCGCCTCGTACGACTGTGAATTGGCTGATTACGTCAAGGACGTGCCCGGGGATCCGACCGACAACATGCTCGCCTCCTACAACGCGGGCGCGTACGCCGTCATCAAGTACAGGGGCGTGCCGCCGTACCGGGAGACGCAGAACTACGTCAAGATCATCCGGACCCTGGAGAAGAGCTTCGCGGCGCCCGTGGGGCGGGTCGAGCCGTCCCGGCAGGCCGCCGGGGCGATCTACTTCGCCCAGCAGAAGCTCGGTACGCCGTACCTCTGGGGCGGGAACGGCACGGCCGCCCAGGGAGGGCGCTTCGACTGTTCCGGGCTGACGCAGGCCGCCTACCGTACGGTCGGGATCGAGCTGCCGCGTGTGGCCAACGACCAGTACAACGCGGGCGAGCACCCCGCCCGCAACGAGCTGCTCCCCGGGGATCTCGTCTTCTTCTCGGAAGATCTGAACAACTCGCGGGCCATTCATCACGTCGGGCTGTACGTGGGCGGCGGATACATGATCAACGCGCCGTACACCGGGGCCGTGATCCGGTTCGACAAGATCGACAAGCCGGACTACTTCGGCGCGACCCGGGTCACCGAGGACGGTGCGAAGTCCCTGCCGACCAACCTGCCGCCCGACCGCCCCTCCGTCTGAGGGGAGCGGGGAAGGGCCGGGGAGGGCCGGCGAAGGGAGTGGGAAGGGGTACGGTACGACCCGTCCCGCGGGCGTTCTCCCCGCCCGGGCGGAACCCCCGCCAGGGCCATTCGGCGGTCGCCAGATGGCCGGAACTATCCGTCCCGTCACGCCCCTGAACTGCGACGACGTGTCACTCTTCGATAACGTCATGGTGATCGTTCGGTGGAGAGTGGAACGTACTGCGTGAACAGGCCGTTCCATGGGCAACAGCTGCGCTCTTGATCACGCAGCATGTTCCTTACTGACCACGGGGGTTGGTGGACGCGGCGCGCGGTCTGGCGCGCCGCGGCAGATGTCATGGCGAACAAGGCAAGGGGCCGCAGCAGATGGCTGGACTCGTACTGGATGGGTCGAACCCAGACGTCAGCCTGCTCTACGACATCAACGGACTGGCCAAGGACGCTCCGTCGTGGTTCGACGGCGTCATGGAGTTCGTCGGCGAGTACGGGATCATGCTCGCGCTCGTCCTGGTGGTCCTGGCCTGCTGGTGGAGCGTTCGCAAGCGGGGGTCCGCCGAGGATTCGGTGACCGCTGTCGCCGGGCTCGTCTGGGCGCCGCTCGCCGCCGGGTTCGCGGTGCTCGTCAACATCCCGATCCGGGGGTTCGTGGAACGGCCGCGCCCGTTCCTCGACCACAAGGGCCTGGACGTCCTGGTCGACGGCAAGACCGACTTCTCGTTCGTCAGCGACCACGCCACCATGGCGATGGCCATCGCCGCCGCCGTCTTCGTCGCCCACCGGGGATTCGGGTTCGCCGCGCTCGGGCTGGCCCTGCTCGAAGGCTTCTGCCGCGTCTACATGGGGGTCCACTACCCGACCGACGTCATCGGCGGCTTCGCGCTCGGTACGGCCGTCGCGCTGCTGCTCACCCCCCTCGCCCTTGCCCTGCTGACCCCGCTCGTGTCGGCGGTCTCCCGCTCCCGGCACGCCGGGTGGGTGGTACGGGCCAGGGCCGCGCGCGAGGCCGACCTGATCGCGGGCTCCGGCGCCGTCGGCGGGACCCGGCCGCTCGGGATGCCCGAGCCGCGGCCCGACGACAACAACCTGGCGGCCTGACCTCGTACCGTCCGGCGGCTACCCGGCTACCCGGCTCGGTGGCCAGGCGCCTCCGCCACCGCGCTGACCACCACGTTCGAGTCCCAGTGGCCGTTCGCGTCGATGACGCCCCCGCAGGTGATCAGCCGCAGCTCGGGGCCCGGCACCGGGCCGTACACGCGGGCGGTGGGGAACTTCGCCGTCCGGTACGTGTCCACCGCCGTCACCCGGAACCGCACCCGCCGCCCGTCCCCCAGCTCCGCCTCCACCAGGTCCCCCGCGCGCAGCCGCCCCAGCTTGGCGAAGACGGCGTTGCGGATGTTGTCGCGGCCGTTCCTGACCGGGACGGTCCCGGGGTTCGCCGGGGCGTCCCGGTGGCCCACCAGCACGGCAGGGCCGCGTTCGCCGGGGCGCGGGCCCAAGGCGTACCAGCCGACCTTCATGGCGTGGCGGAAGCTCGGCGCGTCCAGCGTCCTGGTCCCGTCGAGCCAGAGCGGCATGACCGCCGCGCTGACCCGCAGGGCCGGGATGCGCAGCCGTACGGGAGCGGAGTGCGGGTCGGCGACGTGGACCGCGCGCGGTTCCGCGGCCACCGGTGAGGGGCGGTGCGCGGGCGCCGACCGCTCGGGCAGGACCGCCAGTACGACGGTCGCCACCGCGCCCAGGGCCGCCAGCCCGAAGAGCACCTTGACCGTCACGTCCACCGCCCGCCCCGGCGCGGCGGCCCGGCCGGTCCCGTTTCCGGTCAGTGCCGGCCGTCCCTCGACCGGCGCCGGGCGCGCATCAGCAGGGCCGTGCTGGCGACGCCCGCGACCAGGGTCGTGGCGACGGCGAGGGCCAGCGAGGCCGCTCTCGACGGGCCCCGCGCGGCCGCGGAGTCCACGGCGACCGGGTGGTCCGCGCCGCCGCGTGCCCCGCCCGACGGGGTGACCTGGAGGACGCCGACGGAGGGCGAGGCGGTACGGGTGGTCACCGGGGCGGACGTCACCACGGCCGGCCTGGTCGTGGCGGGCCGTGCCGGGGCCGCCGTACGGGAGCGGGTGGCCGGGGCGGTCGTCCTCCGGGGAGCGGGTGGGGTGGTGACGGCCGGTTTCCTCGTCGCGGTCCTCGTCGCCTTGGGCTTCGGCTTCGGCTTGGGTTTCGCCGTCGCCGTAGCCGTCGCGTCCTTCGGCTTCATGAGCGGCGGCCTCGTACCGGTCGGCGTGGCGATCCGCGCCGGAGCCGGCACCCTCGCCGTCGCGCTCGCGATGACGCCGGTGGATGTCCCCGGGGAGGCGGACCGGCCGGGCTTCGCGGACCGCGTGGGGGACGTCTTCGGCTGCGACAGCGGCCTGCCGTTGCCC includes:
- a CDS encoding C40 family peptidase; the encoded protein is MAFVALLVVGTYSAAAGLAGGSGGTVGLAKGAVPAAYKSLVEQWGNLCPAINPALLAAQLYQESGWNPSAQSPADARGIGQFIPGTWAAHGIDGDKDGDRDIWDPKDAIPSAASYDCELADYVKDVPGDPTDNMLASYNAGAYAVIKYRGVPPYRETQNYVKIIRTLEKSFAAPVGRVEPSRQAAGAIYFAQQKLGTPYLWGGNGTAAQGGRFDCSGLTQAAYRTVGIELPRVANDQYNAGEHPARNELLPGDLVFFSEDLNNSRAIHHVGLYVGGGYMINAPYTGAVIRFDKIDKPDYFGATRVTEDGAKSLPTNLPPDRPSV
- a CDS encoding phosphatase PAP2 family protein, with translation MAGLVLDGSNPDVSLLYDINGLAKDAPSWFDGVMEFVGEYGIMLALVLVVLACWWSVRKRGSAEDSVTAVAGLVWAPLAAGFAVLVNIPIRGFVERPRPFLDHKGLDVLVDGKTDFSFVSDHATMAMAIAAAVFVAHRGFGFAALGLALLEGFCRVYMGVHYPTDVIGGFALGTAVALLLTPLALALLTPLVSAVSRSRHAGWVVRARAAREADLIAGSGAVGGTRPLGMPEPRPDDNNLAA
- a CDS encoding sortase domain-containing protein; this encodes MTVKVLFGLAALGAVATVVLAVLPERSAPAHRPSPVAAEPRAVHVADPHSAPVRLRIPALRVSAAVMPLWLDGTRTLDAPSFRHAMKVGWYALGPRPGERGPAVLVGHRDAPANPGTVPVRNGRDNIRNAVFAKLGRLRAGDLVEAELGDGRRVRFRVTAVDTYRTAKFPTARVYGPVPGPELRLITCGGVIDANGHWDSNVVVSAVAEAPGHRAG